The following proteins are encoded in a genomic region of Rattus rattus isolate New Zealand chromosome 2, Rrattus_CSIRO_v1, whole genome shotgun sequence:
- the Cd274 gene encoding programmed cell death 1 ligand 1 yields the protein MECRFPVEQKLDLLALVVYWEKEDKEVIQFVKGEEDLKPQHSSFRGRVSLPKDQLLKGNAVLQITDVKLQDAGVYCCMISYGGADYKRITLKVNAPYRKINQRISVDPATSEHELMCQAEGYPEAEVIWTNSDHQSLSGETTVTTSQTEEKLFNVTSVLRVNATANDVFHCTFWRVHSGENHTAELIIPELPVPRLPHNRTHWVLLGSVLLFLIAGFTVFFCLRKQVRMLDVEKCGFEDRNSKNRNDTQFEET from the exons ATGGAATGCAGATTCCCAGTAGAACAGAAACTGGACCTGCTTGCCTTAGTGGTGTACTGGgaaaaggaagacaaggaagtTATTCAGTTtgtgaagggagaggaggaccTGAAGCCTCAACACAGCAGCTTCAGGGGGAGAGTCTCCTTGCCAAAGGACCAGCTTTTGAAGGGGAACGCGGTGCTTCAGATCACAGATGTCAAGCTGCAGGACGCAGGTGTCTACTGCTGCATGATCAGCTATGGTGGAGCGGACTACAAGCGAATCACGTTGAAAGTCAACG CTCCATACCGCAAAATCAACCAAAGAATTTCCGTGGATCCAGCCACTTCTGAGCATGAACTAATGTGCCAGGCTGAGGGTTACCCAGAAGCCGAAGTGATCTGGACAAACAGTGACCACCAGTCCCTGAGTGGGGAAACAACTGTCACCACTTCCCAGACCGAGGAGAAGCTTTTCAACGTGACCAGCGTTCTGAGGGTCAACGCAACAGCTAATGATGTTTTCCACTGTACGTTCTGGAGAGTACACTCAGGGGAGAACCACACGGCTGAACTGATCATCCCAG AACTGCCTGTACCACGTCTCCCACATAACAGGACACACTGGGTACTCCTGGGATCCGTCCTTTTGTTCCTCATCGCGGGGTTCACCGTCTTCTTCTGCTTGAGAAAACAAG TGAGAATGCTAGATGTGGAAAAATGTGGCTTCGAAGATAGAAATTCAAAGAACCGAAATG ATACACAGTTCGAGGAGACGTAA